The following nucleotide sequence is from Drosophila takahashii strain IR98-3 E-12201 chromosome 3L, DtakHiC1v2, whole genome shotgun sequence.
aggtgACATAAGCATAATCAGATTTTGGACTCAACTACTACAAAATAGTACAACATATGGTACTGCCCCTTTTTTTCCACTAGACCTAGGCATATCAAGCACTGACATCTGTGATTACAGTGGGTGTATATAATTGTTTACAGGCTACCTATATATCATCTGCTCGACTAACTGCAAACAGTATCagcaaataatttcaattgaatttcctttctctttttctatttttttcttactttctttcgtttgtttcgtttttgttttttaataaataatacctCACGATTCGTTGGCTCAACGTAGTAAACTTAACTTACAGAACAACTGTGCAAAGTTGGGCAAAAACTAAAGAAGGGAGCGTATGCCCTCCCAGCAGTGAGGCGCTGTAAATGTGGATGGGCGGGGGGTTGGTTTTGTATGGTTAATAATGGTATGTGGATACCGCGTCTTCGTCTTCGTTTATTGCTCGCTCGGGGGCccggcacacacacaatttGATCTGGGTGCCCCGTAGTAGAATCTCGCGTTTTTAAACTAGGGGTTTGTCtgctaattttatataattttcaattatataCGCTGCATGGGCGCTTCTTCTCCTGCTCAAGTTATACTCAATGTAAGCATGCACTTTCAACTTTTGAAGcgagtttttaattatattagaTCGAAACGCATcgcatcgaatcgaatcgaaaatTGCATCAAATGTTCCTTTTCTTTAGCTTAGTTGTAGTCGTGTTGTAGTGCTTCACAAACAGATTTCTTTGATATTGAATTGCTTCGCAAACGATCCCCAAACTTTGAGGGGACGATCTCCTTTATCTCCTTTAGGGTTTTGTCTTAGTTCTTAACTAATTTTAACTTGCAGCTGCTACTCCTTCGCTCGTTCTTCGCCTgggattctgattctgattcagaTCTCTATCTATATAATGTGTACGTTTAAATATATAGGTTTTTATAAGCTTTTAcgttttcctgtttttagtaACCATAATTTGTCGCACGCTCTCCACACTCTCGCATTCCTATATAGATCTCatcctataaataaatactccAACTCCACACACATTTAGCTATATCAAGATTTAGGTTTAGAAAACAATCAGGTTTGATTTCCTCATCCAATTCACAGCAGCGATATATCTAAgagttaataaataattagttGAATATTTAGaggttttttatttagtaTTCATACCTTTATTCTCGTGACTATCAGCAGTGACTAGCGTGGTGGTTGCCGCTGTGCTCGTCAGCAagctgttattgttgttcaGGTGTAGATCTTGTGACTCGATGCTCAGGTCAATTAGCTGGCTGGCAACCGGAGCAACTACGTCCTGCAGCAGATTGATGTCACTAAAAGGGATAggtacatttaatttaatataaaaaaaagaataatccCATCACTCACTTCTTGTTGTTGACATTCTCGATATGACCATTGCCATTGGCCACCGCCGGAACAGTATTGGTGCCCTCGAAGTCCACCAGCAACTTGCCGTTGCTCACCTGCTGCAGGTTCTTGGCATTCTCATCGATGATCATCGTGGAGAAGCTGTTGATGAGCGAGTTCTCCTTGTCTAGCACCGATTGCTCGTACATCGCCTGGCTGTTGGGCGGCTCCTGCTGGACAGTTTCCGTGGCCGCGGGCGCTGGCGTGGAATCAGCAGTGCTGGGTGATCCCTCGGCcgagttgttgctgctgccagtgacgctgctgctgttgctgctgtcattGTTCTCGGGAGCCGGTGCAGCAGGAGCTGCTTTGTCATTAGCCTCCTGAAAAATCAGTTGCGATTAGTATAAGTTGCGAGTTGGTATAGTAAATACCGCGAATTATTTGACCTTAAGAATACCCGAACCGAAACGAcgtaaagaattcgcggattatTCGACCTCAACAATACTCGTATCACTCGAcgtgaagaattcgcggtttatTTGACATAAAGAATACGCGGATTATTCGACCTTTAAAATACCTGAATCTTTCGAAGTAAAGAATTCGCAGATTATTTGAcatgaagaattcgcggattcAGCTGATGAGCTATAGTCACTTCATTTCTTATGAGTTAAGTAGGTTATGGCTCATACTATCATGCTTCATAGGAGTCATGAGCTATAGGAGTCatgacttaaaaaacatagatAGATCGAATGGGTCATGAAATCAAAGGGAGCCATGACTCtactcatgcagggctctgGTAAATAGTAAAAGTAAATCGCTACCTTGGAGGGTGTGGTGGCAGCACCGCCCTTGCGGGTGCGCAACATGATGGCCTCCACCCGCTTGCGGCGCTCCTCGCGCTCCTTCTCCTCTCGCTTGAGCCGCTCGGCCACCTCGACGCGCTGcttctccgcctcctccttGGCCTTCTTCTCGGCCTCCTCGCGCTCCACGCGCTGCTTCTCCTCATCCTCGCGCTTGcgtttctcctcctcctcgcgctGCTGGGCTTCCTGTGAATAACAAATtagatataataataaattggaTTCCTTTGTTTCCTttgttctctctctctcttaccTCGATTGCCTTGCGCAGGCGCTCCTCCTCGCCGCGGCGCTGCTCCTCGGCCAGTCGCGTGGACTCCTCTTCGAAGAGACGCTGCCGctcggcctcctcctcctgcgccTTAATCTCTGCCAGGCGCTCAGCCTCCAGTCGTTGGCGCTCTAATTCCGCCTGTCGTTCGGCCTCCTCGCGGGCCAGGCGTCGTCTCTCGGCCAATGCGGCCTTGGCCTCCTCCTCGGTCGTGATCTTCTTGGCCATCATCGATGCGGTCATCAGATCGGCGCCCTCGGGTGGCGTCAGCTCTCGCACCTCCGAGTTCTCCTTGCTGCGAGAAGGTTTCTTCGGCGCAGCCTGGTTCTCCTGCGGCTTGGACACCTCCTTTTCAGTGCCCTCGTCGGATTTTTCCTCTACATTAACTGAGGTAACCAAGGCCTCGGGCACAGGTTCCACCAATAaagtttgctgctgctgttcctcCTCCTGGCGAGCCACTTGCTCCTCCGTTTTCTCAGAGTTCAGCGCCTCCTTTTCGGCCTTGCTCACTAAGGgaacagcaggagcagctggagcagGAGCCTCCTCGGTAGGAACTGGCACCTCTGCGGGCGTCTTCTCAGCCTCCTTGGCCACGCCATTCTGCTCAGGagctggtgctgctgccggGGCAGGAGCCGATTTTGTGATGGTTGtggtactgctgctgctggtgacgATCATGGACCTGGTCATCGCAGAGTTGTCCTTGCCTTTCGGCTCCTTGCTGAGTCGACTGATGCGCTCCGAACTGGCCGTGCGACTTGGCAGAGCCTTGGATGCGGAGGCCGCCTTGGGTGCAGGAGGTTCCTGTGGGTTTGcaacatatttaatatttaatggattttctatcagggttcggaaaataagacACACTGTAAATAACTTGAGTTAAGTTATTGACATGTGAGTTAAAAATTGTAgcctacatatgttagaaacataaataacacacatatgtcatttgttttatttatacgaCGTGTTATTAACGCGACGTGTATTTTACACAGAGTGTTTTTAACACAGGAGGTGTTTTTCAAACAgcgaaaatgtcaaaaatatatgttaaacTGTTAACATTtctgtaacatttttaatgttattaacACGAAGTGTTATTTACCCtgcgtgtttttaacacaggAGGTGTTTTTCAAACAgtggaaatgtaaaaaatgtatgtttttctaacattttggaTTTCTGATAAATTCCGCTCTAAATTCCGGTGTTTAGTTAtatgtgatataaatttatatggtTAAAGGCTAGGCATATTACCCTTTTTGAGGGCGTCTTCTTCTCGGCACTGCTCAGCCGCGATGAGCTGGAGGTCACGATCAGGGAGGTGGACATCAGGTTTGCAGTTCGTTTGGGTGTCGTTTGTGCGGATGGCGAGGCGGCTGTCGTCTTCACGGGCGGCTTTTGATCCCTCTTCAGTTTGTTGATCTCTGTGggggattttaaatatttaatttctggtTTTTAGGATTTTAAGGACTAAGGATTTTACCCTCGAGGGACATGCCCGTTCCGGCGATGCTGGCTGGGCGGGGTTTTCGAGGTGCCGTCGCCGGTCGCCTGGGCACCATTCCGGATGTGGACATGTTTGTCGATGTGGACATGGCGCTGCCGGGCCTTGAGCTATTGAAGTGTCCGCCGGGTGTGGCATTTCCCGATCGCGAGCCTACAGAAGTCAATTTTGATTAGTACAAATACGGGATGAGTTGTTTATTAGGGTGTCAAAGGGGGTGTCAATATGGATGAGCTTATGTGGAGCACCAAATAAAGCGTACGTGAGTTATAGTGACCGTCACCAGAGTTTACCATTATTGCAGGGGGCAGGGGACACAGGGGGGGAACACAAAACCAAATGAGGGACACAGGTTAACAAAAGTACCAACAGACAGGAAAGATTCCAATTCTTACACATAGCGAGCGAACATAATGAGGAGacacaaaataaaaccaaggACCAAAGAACATATACCAATTACCAGGttgagacaaaaaaaaaacccaatctTTAAGACTGAGTCCATAAATACTTATGTTTATACGTGTTTTATAATGTTATGTTATggctaaaatatgaaataaataaataataagaagaGTAAATGAAAAATTCGCTTCACCATGTGATAAAAACCGATTGAAATAAGTGTAACTATGGATACATACGAACGAAACGACCGACAGATGGCGACAGCAGCAAACAATATGGACCACGAAAACCTTAAAAAGGATCTATTATGATGATGTGATGATGGGAATCTCAAAATGAATGGGGAATTTGGACAACTACAATGTGTTTTGGATATAGAAACTATTCATATTTAgggtaatattttatattttaacggaaaaacgtattttataatatttttaaatacttttaaaatgcattattataattttttttataagaatcTTGGAAACAAACGGACTTGCGGATGGTATTTATCAAtcaaaaggtttttaaaaccGAATGAGATGAATTGGATCACAAATTGCTGCTCAAATGAACTAAGGACAACCTCAATCGGTCGTTCTTCGTATGTGCTCTATAAAGAGATCGATCTACTGGGGAACCAAAGCCTATGAGAgtgttgtgtgtgtttggttttttttgcggAGTGTGGTGAAAGTTCAAGTTCGAAGTGGGGGCTATCGGTTAAGTACTCGAGAAAATGGGTAGATGGCTACAACGCTATTCGATTAAACTTTAGATTTAGTGTGTGGTTTGTGTGGTAGTGCTAGTGTGTTTTTGGATTGGTGGTTGTTTTCGAGATGTTTGAATTGGATTTcgatttgtattgtttttgtttttttgtttaatcgcACACACCTGCATTCACTAACAGACTAGCAGAGTTCATGAGCAACAATGAGTTGGGATCGAGATCGAGAAaacggtggtggtggtggtaggGGTTAGTAGTAGAGATCGCATATTGCTGCTGCCTGCCACGCCCAGTCGCCCCGTTCGCGCGGAAGGATGCAGAGTTGAAGGATGAGGCTGAGGCAAATGATGACTGCAGGTATTTCTTAGTTGCCGCAGTTTGCAGGCCAAGTGTGGACTGGCGCAGGTGGTGCAGGTGTTGGTTGGGAGGTGCCATAGTAGTGCTGCCATAAACCGACCAACTGCTAATCTGTGTCATGCTCTTACTGGTGGACTCGCGCTGCCCTCCGGCTCCGCTGGCCAGCGGTCGGAAGCTGGTCGAGATGCCGCCGCCCAGCGAGTACTTTCCGCGTTCCCGCTGCTGgctacctcctcctcctccggccaGGTGGGTCATGCTGCGGGACATGATGCCGGCGGCACTGGAGCTTCCGCTGCCGGCGCTTCCCGCCCTCCTTGCTCGAGCACTCGCCTGGCGTCGCCCCCCCACTCCTCCGCCCAGCGAGGCGGTCTCGTCCAGCATCTCCAGCTCCCGTTCCCGCCTCTCCCGCTCCAGAATGGCCCGCATGTGCTCCCCGTTGCGGCGAATCGGCTGCGCCAGCTGGTCCAAGCGGTTCATCGAGTAGGCGCGTCCTGCGGTTCAGTTGAAATTGGTTGTAATTGGTGAATCGTGAATCGAATTCGAGCCTGCCGCTCTGGCTGCGGATCCTTAGGGAGCTACGCTTATCTACTAACAGTTGCGTTCAAAATAATCTTGGTGGGTTagggaaaaatgtaaaaacaaatgctcatctaaaaaaaattattttacaccTAAGGTTTAGGATTTTCTTTGTATTATTATCAAGTAATAGTTTTTTATgttctttaaaatttgttttattcaaaatatttgcagTATTGCCACAAACAATATTTGcaggaataataaaaaaaacaattttctgtggaaaaaaaaatttttttttacgattttgGTCAAAAAGACACCTTTGTATAGATCAAAATTTCAGATTAATCATAatggtttattttaaatgttttttaaaacaatttagcaattaattattacatttatactttaatatattttttttaaattcaaaaaaccacttattattatcaattaatagtttttctatgttctttaaaatttgttttattttaaatatttaaaataaacaagaaaggaagctagcttcggccagccgaagcttatatacccttgcagatcattcctattaataaacaaatcgcaaaaatgttcaattttctaatatttctcattaattttccgatcgttcctagtcgtccgattttaattaaattaaaattgaaattcggaaatatttaaaaagagtcatatcctagagtagaagataatacaataaaaaccaaagaagctagaatttatttcctattacttttccattaactttccgatcgttcctatggcagctatatgatatagtagtccgattttttaaataattaattcgaaattcagatatatttaaaaaataacatccccaaaagtagaaggtaatatttcaaaaaacaccgaagctagaattttttaaagttttttttttccgattgttcctatgggagctataagatatagttgtccgatccggtcggctccgacatatatactacctgcaatagaaagaagacttttgggaaagtttcatcccgatagctcaaaaactgagagactagtttgcgtagaaacagacagacggacagacggacggacagacggacatggctagatcgactcgtcttgtgatgctgatcaagaatatatatactttatggggtcggaaacgtctccttcactgcgttgcaaacttctgactgaaatcataataccctctgcaagggtataaaaaaaaattgtatatagaaataaaattttttttggcgatTTTAGTCAAAAAGAAACACTTTTGTGTAGATCAAAATCTCAGATTAATCAAAAtggtttcttttaaatatttaaaaaaaatagtttaatatttaattattacattaaagcttcaataaatttttttaaaactcataAACCCACTTAGCAATATGATTTCAAACGCAACTGCTGTTACAAGAAGACGTCACAAAAAGATGTGGATAAACTTGGCTACAAAATGGTGTTTACAAGTGAGTTGTGTTCAAGAAGAATATGTGTGTTCCAGTGTCTGGTGTATTTTTTTACAGTGTGTATAGGGTGCGTGGTAGAAagttttggtgttttttgagGTGTGTTCTTCAGGtgccttttctttttctcaCTTTCTCTCTGCCCAAGCAGCAAAGAACCCGGGGAATCGACAGAAATAAAGTCAGGGGACTGATAGGGGCAACTCTTGGTCCGGAATGGGctaaaccaaaagaaaacacaactAATTGGATGGAAGGATGTCGAATGAGAAGAGCTGAGAGATGATGATGAAGATGCGTAGCTGGACGATGAAGCTGATCGCTGGATATGATTGCTATTTGGAGCAGTAGTGTGTGGTGGATGTTTCTGGGGAATAGGGAGGATCGTCTGGATGGGTCTTACCTGGGGTTCTGGCCGGCGTGGTGCTCAGGGAGCCTCGCGAACCATAATGCCCGTCTCGGGGGCTGGGTATTGTCGGCATGAGGTCCGTTTTCCTGCGGTAAACGCTTCGGAACACCATGGGCGATGAGTCAACGCTATCTTCTGCAATATTCGGTTTTGGGTTGTTGGTTGGTTTGTTTTGTACATGGTTTTTGGATTTTGATAATGGAGTTTTAGATGCAACTGCCGAAAATGATTCACTAGCGATTTCGGcctcaaaattatattaaaaaaatatcttaaatacTAGGAACGATTGAAACCAAAAgcgaaaatagctaaaaattgGAAGGTCTTTAcactgaaactttttttcggggttataaaaaaatctaacCTCACATATTtgacatatttataaacaaaatataattcatatttataatttataataatagaaaacgaataattaatttgataaacctaaatgaatttttattttatatcagtaataatattttctttttaattgtgACTTTAGTTTCTTTCTCAGTGTAAAAACCTTCAGTACAAAATAACCATGCTGTTGGGGTCTACGTTGAATTCTTTACAGACGACCTTTGCTGCTTTAGAGAGCTCTTCTTAGAGTCTGTACAATCTGGGGGGCTTAAAGAACATCATGCAAAACTGAGGGCAAGAGCAAGACATGCCATTTGATTTTGGGTTAAGGGGTAGAGACAACGAGTTAAGAGCTTACAACGGGCGTTACGAATACGATTACGGGGTTAGGTTTGGTTTTAGGGGGGGTtacggcaaaaacaaaacgaaaaatcGGGGTCAGAACGACAAAAGGGGGTTAAGAACGAGAAGGAGGAGCTGAGAAGAGTAGAAGAACCCTCACCCTTACGATACGAGTTATGGTTGTtaaagttgttgttgttgtggcctGCAGTTGTAgtgcttgttgttgctgtggctGTTGTTCTTGTGAGATTTGTAGGTCTGTGCGCGTTGGCTGTTTGTTTGGAAGTGGGCGGCGGATTGGGATTGGCCGGCCCATCGATATTTATCTCGCTGCCGGCGATGGAGAGCGAGAACCGCTTGGGCGGCTCGTCATTGGAATAGCCCCAATTGAACACCTCGTACATGGAGGAAGACTTGCGTCGGTGATCTGTGTGTGAAGTCGGTGgttttttcgatttgtttcgattttttttcagagagagagaagtgAACGTTACAGAGGTGTGATTGCTGTATTTGCTTTTGGGTGCAAATCatattggaaaataaatttaaaacgaaaaaaaatcaagaaataggAAACAAATGTGATCGTGCCGTGTGAGAAGTCTGTGGGTGCTAGGGGTTTGTATATATCttctatatacatataataaaaGTAATTCACATGTACACCATCTGGGTGATAACACATGGTAGAGGAAGGAGGTTATACAAAATCTCTAAACAATAACTGGGACTTGTCAATTACAAGAGTTACGAGTGTGTCTAGGGTAACGATAACGATATaactgcaaagtaaaatttaatcTCATTATGTGTGTCTGGTGTCTCAGCGATTGGAGTGTGTGGAGTGTTcaagagtgtgtgtgtatttctgtttcggtttttCGGGGGTGACTGAAGTGCCGCCGGTGGCATCGGGACTCACCATCTTGTCGGTCCGTCGACGAGGAGGCACGCTTCTTAGCACCACTGTCGGCAAGTTCACGCTCTGAACTTCGACGTGTGAGTGAGGCGCCCGCTACGTTCGATATAGATGTGGATCTGGAGGGAATAGAAATTATATTAGTAGGTATTCAacgtaaattaaataaataatatttatcaagACAAGCACAAAGTCGTATTATTCTTATAAATCtcctaattttaaatttttaaggtttaaaatcTACCTTCATACACTAGAAATACTGCTTAATCATGGTGAAATTTTATTATCATAGGTATTTGATAAGAAACCCATTATAactttcaataaaatgtttttagtgTTAATTCACAattgttaaaatgtgaaaatagaTAAGAATGAATAGCCAATCgatcaatattaaatataatattatatgagACATCTATTAAATTGAAACTACAAAGCAATTGCATTAATTTGGTAAACAATTTTGCAGTAAAAACTTCAAACActgataataaaaattaaataataaaaagtctAGTCTCTAATTTAGCATGTCAATCAAAAGACCGGCGATAATTAGTCATGTGCAACACAAAGCGCCAGATAAAATCGGCCAAAATACTGGCTAAAAGCAAATATGTGTGTTTTGTGCTAGTTTTTTGTGCTCTGTGCCAAGATATCTTTCATTCGGATCTCACCTCCGCTGACCCCAAAAGGCACTGGGCGATACCAGGCCATAATCCGCGGGCACATCCAGCAGGCGGGGAGTCGAGGAGCCGAAAGCGAAGCCGATGGAGTTTCTGTCCCGCTTTTTAACTTCTATCCGGGATTCGCGTTCCTTTGGAGGGATAATATATGCATTATTAGATaggaattaaattttaaaggtaTATGGTTCAACTACTTACCTGATTCTTTTTGAGAATGTACTCGCGACGTTCCTTTTCGGCCTCGTAAATTGCCTTTTTGCGCTCCTCCACCTGGTGGCGCTTCTCTGTGTCCCGGGTGCGGATCTCCTCGATGCGTCGCCGgcgctcctcctccttttgTTCGCGATACCGCTGGGCAGCCTCCGCCTGGGCGCGCAGCTCCTCGATCTTCCGGTGCCGCTCCTCATTTTGTCGATCGCGGGCATATTTCAGTTTCTCCTCGCGGTCTTTGGACGCTAAAAAGCGTAACAAATTAGTGGAGATTCTTGTACGTATAAGGGAATAAATCGAATTTTTGGATAAACAAGTTACGGTTCGCAGGCAAATAAAAGTGGGAAACTTGCTACCTGTGGCCGAATcagaaaaatctataaatttctgcttaatataatgtatatgGCTACCAGACATTTTTCGACTTTTGCCGGCGAGAGTTATTT
It contains:
- the ens gene encoding MAP7 domain-containing protein 1 isoform X12; protein product: MASLGVQHENISTNPEVENTPSKRAESREGSAERKASKDREEKLKYARDRQNEERHRKIEELRAQAEAAQRYREQKEEERRRRIEEIRTRDTEKRHQVEERKKAIYEAEKERREYILKKNQERESRIEVKKRDRNSIGFAFGSSTPRLLDVPADYGLVSPSAFWGQRRSTSISNVAGASLTRRSSERELADSGAKKRASSSTDRQDEDSVDSSPMVFRSVYRRKTDLMPTIPSPRDGHYGSRGSLSTTPARTPGSRSGNATPGGHFNSSRPGSAMSTSTNMSTSGMVPRRPATAPRKPRPASIAGTGMSLEEINKLKRDQKPPVKTTAASPSAQTTPKRTANLMSTSLIVTSSSSRLSSAEKKTPSKREPPAPKAASASKALPSRTASSERISRLSKEPKGKDNSAMTRSMIVTSSSSTTTITKSAPAPAAAPAPEQNGVAKEAEKTPAEVPVPTEEAPAPAAPAVPLVSKAEKEALNSEKTEEQVARQEEEQQQQTLLVEPVPEALVTSVNVEEKSDEGTEKEVSKPQENQAAPKKPSRSKENSEVRELTPPEGADLMTASMMAKKITTEEEAKAALAERRRLAREEAERQAELERQRLEAERLAEIKAQEEEAERQRLFEEESTRLAEEQRRGEEERLRKAIEEAQQREEEEKRKREDEEKQRVEREEAEKKAKEEAEKQRVEVAERLKREEKEREERRKRVEAIMLRTRKGGAATTPSKEANDKAAPAAPAPENNDSSNSSSVTGSSNNSAEGSPSTADSTPAPAATETVQQEPPNSQAMYEQSVLDKENSLINSFSTMIIDENAKNLQQVSNGKLLVDFEGTNTVPAVANGNGHIENVNNKNDINLLQDVVAPVASQLIDLSIESQDLHLNNNNSLLTSTAATTTLVTADSHENKDISLL
- the ens gene encoding MAP7 domain-containing protein 1 isoform X5; amino-acid sequence: MASLGVQHENISTNPEVENTPSKRAESREGSAERKASKDREEKLKYARDRQNEERHRKIEELRAQAEAAQRYREQKEEERRRRIEEIRTRDTEKRHQVEERKKAIYEAEKERREYILKKNQERESRIEVKKRDRNSIGFAFGSSTPRLLDVPADYGLVSPSAFWGQRRSTSISNVAGASLTRRSSERELADSGAKKRASSSTDRQDEDSVDSSPMVFRSVYRRKTDLMPTIPSPRDGHYGSRGSLSTTPARTPGRAYSMNRLDQLAQPIRRNGEHMRAILERERRERELEMLDETASLGGGVGGRRQASARARRAGSAGSGSSSAAGIMSRSMTHLAGGGGGSQQRERGKYSLGGGISTSFRPLASGAGGQRESTSSRSGNATPGGHFNSSRPGSAMSTSTNMSTSGMVPRRPATAPRKPRPASIAGTGMSLEEINKLKRDQKPPVKTTAASPSAQTTPKRTANLMSTSLIVTSSSSRLSSAEKKTPSKREPPAPKAASASKALPSRTASSERISRLSKEPKGKDNSAMTRSMIVTSSSSTTTITKSAPAPAAAPAPEQNGVAKEAEKTPAEVPVPTEEAPAPAAPAVPLVSKAEKEALNSEKTEEQVARQEEEQQQQTLLVEPVPEALVTSVNVEEKSDEGTEKEVSKPQENQAAPKKPSRSKENSEVRELTPPEGADLMTASMMAKKITTEEEAKAALAERRRLAREEAERQAELERQRLEAERLAEIKAQEEEAERQRLFEEESTRLAEEQRRGEEERLRKAIEEAQQREEEEKRKREDEEKQRVEREEAEKKAKEEAEKQRVEVAERLKREEKEREERRKRVEAIMLRTRKGGAATTPSKEANDKAAPAAPAPENNDSSNSSSVTGSSNNSAEGSPSTADSTPAPAATETVQQEPPNSQAMYEQSVLDKENSLINSFSTMIIDENAKNLQQVSNGKLLVDFEGTNTVPAVANGNGHIENVNNKNDINLLQDVVAPVASQLIDLSIESQDLHLNNNNSLLTSTAATTTLVTADSHENKDISLL
- the ens gene encoding uncharacterized abhydrolase domain-containing protein DDB_G0269086 isoform X4, which encodes MSDREEKLKYARDRQNEERHRKIEELRAQAEAAQRYREQKEEERRRRIEEIRTRDTEKRHQVEERKKAIYEAEKERREYILKKNQERESRIEVKKRDRNSIGFAFGSSTPRLLDVPADYGLVSPSAFWGQRRSTSISNVAGASLTRRSSERELADSGAKKRASSSTDRQDDHRRKSSSMYEVFNWGYSNDEPPKRFSLSIAGSEINIDGPANPNPPPTSKQTANAHRPTNLTRTTATATTSTTTAGHNNNNFNNHNSYRKEDSVDSSPMVFRSVYRRKTDLMPTIPSPRDGHYGSRGSLSTTPARTPGRAYSMNRLDQLAQPIRRNGEHMRAILERERRERELEMLDETASLGGGVGGRRQASARARRAGSAGSGSSSAAGIMSRSMTHLAGGGGGSQQRERGKYSLGGGISTSFRPLASGAGGQRESTSSRSGNATPGGHFNSSRPGSAMSTSTNMSTSGMVPRRPATAPRKPRPASIAGTGMSLEEINKLKRDQKPPVKTTAASPSAQTTPKRTANLMSTSLIVTSSSSRLSSAEKKTPSKREPPAPKAASASKALPSRTASSERISRLSKEPKGKDNSAMTRSMIVTSSSSTTTITKSAPAPAAAPAPEQNGVAKEAEKTPAEVPVPTEEAPAPAAPAVPLVSKAEKEALNSEKTEEQVARQEEEQQQQTLLVEPVPEALVTSVNVEEKSDEGTEKEVSKPQENQAAPKKPSRSKENSEVRELTPPEGADLMTASMMAKKITTEEEAKAALAERRRLAREEAERQAELERQRLEAERLAEIKAQEEEAERQRLFEEESTRLAEEQRRGEEERLRKAIEEAQQREEEEKRKREDEEKQRVEREEAEKKAKEEAEKQRVEVAERLKREEKEREERRKRVEAIMLRTRKGGAATTPSKEANDKAAPAAPAPENNDSSNSSSVTGSSNNSAEGSPSTADSTPAPAATETVQQEPPNSQAMYEQSVLDKENSLINSFSTMIIDENAKNLQQVSNGKLLVDFEGTNTVPAVANGNGHIENVNNKNDINLLQDVVAPVASQLIDLSIESQDLHLNNNNSLLTSTAATTTLVTADSHENKDISLL
- the ens gene encoding ensconsin isoform X9, whose translation is MASLGVQHENISTNPEVENTPSKRAESREGSAERKDREEKLKYARDRQNEERHRKIEELRAQAEAAQRYREQKEEERRRRIEEIRTRDTEKRHQVEERKKAIYEAEKERREYILKKNQERESRIEVKKRDRNSIGFAFGSSTPRLLDVPADYGLVSPSAFWGQRRSTSISNVAGASLTRRSSERELADSGAKKRASSSTDRQDGRAYSMNRLDQLAQPIRRNGEHMRAILERERRERELEMLDETASLGGGVGGRRQASARARRAGSAGSGSSSAAGIMSRSMTHLAGGGGGSQQRERGKYSLGGGISTSFRPLASGAGGQRESTSSRSGNATPGGHFNSSRPGSAMSTSTNMSTSGMVPRRPATAPRKPRPASIAGTGMSLEEINKLKRDQKPPVKTTAASPSAQTTPKRTANLMSTSLIVTSSSSRLSSAEKKTPSKREPPAPKAASASKALPSRTASSERISRLSKEPKGKDNSAMTRSMIVTSSSSTTTITKSAPAPAAAPAPEQNGVAKEAEKTPAEVPVPTEEAPAPAAPAVPLVSKAEKEALNSEKTEEQVARQEEEQQQQTLLVEPVPEALVTSVNVEEKSDEGTEKEVSKPQENQAAPKKPSRSKENSEVRELTPPEGADLMTASMMAKKITTEEEAKAALAERRRLAREEAERQAELERQRLEAERLAEIKAQEEEAERQRLFEEESTRLAEEQRRGEEERLRKAIEEAQQREEEEKRKREDEEKQRVEREEAEKKAKEEAEKQRVEVAERLKREEKEREERRKRVEAIMLRTRKGGAATTPSKEANDKAAPAAPAPENNDSSNSSSVTGSSNNSAEGSPSTADSTPAPAATETVQQEPPNSQAMYEQSVLDKENSLINSFSTMIIDENAKNLQQVSNGKLLVDFEGTNTVPAVANGNGHIENVNNKNDINLLQDVVAPVASQLIDLSIESQDLHLNNNNSLLTSTAATTTLVTADSHENKDISLL